The genome window ccgagctgctgctctgccggTAGCTGCCGGATGTGGAACAAGGGGGGAtcataactttttaacacttaaaaacacacttttttacatttataattacaACGTACGTAAGAACGTTCTAATTACGAGAGGTGGAATAATAAATTGATAATGCAGCATATGAcaatacttcctcttgtgattGATGTACTTGTGCCAAGTGCCAATAGttgagttttcaacttaatttgcacagGTAGCGCACAAAGAGGCTAAGCGAGATctgttccctgcctttaggtatTTTAACTGAACTGTTCTCATGTACATGTAACATGTATCagggtattttttcttcttcagttacagGTATTGTAATGTACAATAGCTGATTGTCTTACAGTGAATTGCGTATCACAGAATCACCTGTATTGTGATACCATCATTGTTGTGGGTAAAACATTGTGATAGTATCATATCACAagttacccagtgattcccaTCCCAACTAAGTATATACTTTTATTGACACTTCCACCCCACCAGATGAAGAGCTGAAAACCCAAGTGCGATAAAGACAGGTGAACTGTTTTCACACAGAACCCAGAACACTTCACACCATTTGCATTCAAGATGCACAAGCTACCTCTCAGCACTGACCTCTTCCAGCAGGTGTGGATCCAGGCAGTCCCCGTCATCGTTGAACAAGGTGTCCCaactttcctcctcttcttcctgagTGGCAGGCACTTCCAGCCTTGAGGTAagctctgtgtctgtttcctgattggctgaggcaGGCTGCCCATCACTCGGCAACTCTGCATCTTGTAAGCGATCTCCTTTTCCATCAGCCTCGGTGTTACCGTTCTGTGCTACACCCAGATCTTGTCCTGCATCAGACGCTCCCTCACCCCCTATTTGAGCCTTGCTCTTCTTGTTCTTGGCATTCTTCCGTGCCTTGTCCGTGTAGCGAGGTCTGGGTCTTGGTTTTACTCCTCCCTGAGCTTGGCCTTTGTCCTGGGAGGCCTCTTGTCGTTTCTTGGGCGTGTAGAGAGCTTTATCTGGCCTCTTTGACTGGGAGGGGGTCACAGTCGAAGGTTGGGCTGGAGCACTTTCCTCCTTTGGCTGCTCCAGCTCCATTTCTGTATGATGCTATTAAAACATCAGCAAGGAGAGAAAACTCGTCAGCAAACAGAAACTACTCgaaaataaataatcacaacAGCTTCGTTTAAAGCGAGTACATTCTTCTAAGAacagttttgctgttgttaaaTGACTACATAAATATCCTTTACGTCTCGACGACGACACCTGTTTACTGGAGGGGTAAATCTGACAGTGCTAGCAAACCTTGGAGGCAGcttagctaacgttactctgAGCGAACTGCATGTAAACTCTGACAATAGTACGGTGCTCTGTCAATGGTTTTCATTCaatggttaaggttatgcttcAGAAGATCACTGTATTGGTGTCTTTTCAATTCAGTACCATGTAACCAAAATATAACAATCGTTTAGCTTCCCTCTCACCAGTGTTTGTTTCAGCAGCAGATTTTCGTCGCGCAGCTGACGCAGTGTTGAATGCTCGCAATGGATTCTGGGAGTTGGAGTTTATTCTATGGCGCAGTcagcagaatcagaatcaactttaaCTGGCCAGCTTAGGCACAGAGGGAGTTTGAAACCTGTTTACAGTAGCCTAGCCTCAAGTACTTAcatatataacaaaaaaagaaaaaagaaagaaagaaaaaggaaagaaaacaacagcaaaaaagaaaaaaagaaataatcagGAACAATAAATAGACTGCTGGAGGGAGGTTTGTATGCACAACAAGGTCTGTCACAACTGCACAGGGCTGTTGTTATGGCAGTTGTGTTACAACTGTACATTTAAATTGCACATCTTGGCTCATTACTTTTGTACTGCAGGGCTGAGTTAGTGCACGACagtgatgtgtgagtgtgagaagaCAGTGTTTCCTACTAATGGGCTGCTAGACTGCAGAGGTATGCACGTGATTGTGGTGCTGGTGGGATAGGGGGTGGGAGGATGGGGTATCTCATATGTTTCCCAGGGCTATTTGCAATGGGCTATTTGTAATGATATAACACattaaaggtgtgtgtgagagagagagagatagtgtgtatgtgggggAGGGGTTACAGTTTTGTATATTACCTAAGCATATATTTCAATGCTGTCGCTTGAAGGCACTCTTTTTTACCTCCAGGAGGATACTGTCATCCTAGATGAGGCGGGGCAGAGGCGCCTCTGGAGCACATGCCCGGGGTACCGCAGGCCAGCCATTGGTCAACTGCATTAATTATTCAGACAGATCctcactgattggtcagtcacTTATGCAAGCTGTTGCATAGCCAAAGTTGTGTAaggttgaagaaaaaaacattgtccGTGCCAGAACTGTTGTGAAGATCGGGAATCGCTGCAACGAATCAAGCACATTTACTCTCCACACTCTATTATCAGGTAAGCCGGATGATCATGGTGTAGTTTGTGAGGGAATCGTTATGCGAGTAATGAAACCCGTGCACCCCAAGGCGACCCTGCCCTCTGCGCCATCCTGCACCCAGACTATGCAGAACAGCACAAGTTTGGATGCCAGATTTTATGCAAGCGCTTATGTAGCCTTCCATTTGAGATTCATTACAACTGGCAGCTCATTGTGTGATAATGCTATTAATATGATAACCTTTCTATTAATGGAACAGAAAATGGTAATTAATAGgcactgtggctgctgttgttttatttcactgataTATGAATGGCAGGTGTAAATGCTCCATTTTCATGATGTAATGCATTGAATAATCGCCAATATGCGATGCACACCTGTCACCTATATAATAGttatataacatataataattAGCCTATGTTGCTACTTGTTCCTCCAGTGGAaaatttattacattatcatGAGGGCATTATTATAGTGTGTTGATGATAAGTTGTTACAGTTTTTTGAAATGCTGAAAATAATTGTAATACCGTGTTACCAGTTGTAGAGGCAGAGGTTTGCACTCTGTTGAATAAAAGTCTGCGTCTTTGAGTGATGATTTGGCTCTGTTGAAGAATGCTAATAATCAGTCATGGCTGTCTGTCAAATTGTGCACATACCTCTGTTGGTATAAAGATAACAGGCTGTAGGTGCACTGTGCTCCAGGACATAGTTTCTCCACATTATGAATCCACTCTGTCCTTTACAAGCTATGTGATGATTCTCATCTGCATCTTGAATTAATGTGAATGACCCACCTGTGCTCATGTCCCTCCAGGTTGCAGTGATGTGGCGTTCAAGTCTGTGGCTCCTCCTCGTAGGACTGTGGCACCAGACCCTCGCTCAGAGCTCTGAGCCCTTGTTTCAGGTCGTGACAGACACCGTGCTTCCTCCTGACAGTTTGCACAATCCTACGCAGCTCAATTATGGGATGGCTGTTACAGATGTCGATGGTGATGGCGATCTGGAAGTGGTGGTGGCAGGGTGAGTGTGAAAATGGTTAATGACTGCAGGATAGAGGGACTGGCGAAGGGGTGCAGCTGTTCCGGTCTATTCCTTCTTCATGTTCACTTTGTCAGAAATtcagaggaaataaaaacaaagtaaagtaaGTGCCTCAGACTTTTTGACGTCCTTGTTCTTCCTCAGGTATAATGGGCCCAACCTGGTGCTGAAGTACGACCGCAATCAGAACAAGCTCGTAAACATCGCCGTGGATGACAGCAACTCTCCATACTACGCCCTGAGGGATACAGCAGGGAACGCTATTGGAGTCACTGCCTGTGATGTGGACGGAGACGGGCGCGAGGAGATCTATTTCCTCAATACAAACAACGCCTACTCTGGTAAACAGTGATAGAATATTATATGCATATTGCATGGCACCAGCAAGTCACTTCAGGCAGCTGGGTGTCTTGATCTTATTATAACTGATTCATGTCTGCGGCAGGACGGGCAAGTTACTCAGACAAGCTCTTCAAGTTTCGCAATGGGCGCTTTGAGGATCTGCTGAGTGACAACATCAACGTGCTTCGAGGCGTGGCGAATCGTATGGCAGGACGATCTGTGGCGTGTGTGGATAGGAAGGTTAGGAAACCCACTCTGTCTGCAGAATTGCTCACTGCGTCCCTCCGTGTcaatgttttctgatgtttcAGCGGTACTGTCATCCTCTTCCTGTTCCCTCAAGCCTTTTAAATCCCACATCCTCATAAGTCTAACCCTCTGTTGTTCCACTCAGCTGTCTCCAGATTCCTTCTACTAAACCTTTCACTTGCTTGTCTACCTTTTGGTCCTGCAGGGCACAGGCCGTTATGCAGTCTACGTTGCCAACTATGCCAGTGGCAACGTCGGCCCCCACGCTCTCATAGAAATGGACGAGGCTGCTAGTGATGTGGCCAACGGCGTCATTGCTCTGTCTGAAGTGGCTTCTCAGGCCGGAGTCAACAAGTTCACAGGTCTGGGATCAGGATGTCACGCATCTTGGGATAACGAGGTGTAGAGTGTGATGTTTTCAAATCGGATAAAGCGCAGCTGTCAATATTTGCTTATTGTACAGGTGGGCGTGGCGTGGTAGTGGGACCCATCCTCAGCCCAGTGATGTCTGACGTGTTCTGTGATAACGAGAACGGGCCCAACTTCCTGTTCAAGAACAATGGAGACGGGACTTTTGTTGACATGGCCAAAAAGGCAGGTGTGTGTCACTGAGGAGGGAAGCAGGTAGAAAGCCTTTAGAGTTAGAGTCAGGGGTGGAAAGTGCTTTCAATTAATTATGATCACATGAATatgcttttctgtgtttccagCTGGAAAACATAGAGAAGCATATTCTCATTTACTGTTAGTTCATTATTATTTgagagtttattttttaatgtgtgctAAGATGCTAGCTGTTTTGTAATGTCTACCCTTGTGCCAACCTTTTAAGGTGTGGAGGACAGATATCAGCATGGCAGAGGAGTAGCACTAGCTGACTTCAACGGCGATGGAAAGACAGACATTGTCTACGGCAACTGGAACGGCCCACACAGACTTTTCCTGCAGGGCAGCGACAACAAGTTCAGGGTAGGGAAAGGGGACACTATAGTGGGGCATGGAAACGGAGAGGGTGGCAGATAAACCGGGGTTAAAGGGAACAACCCTAATATAACATATGACTTGacttgatgtgtttttgtgtgcagaaCATAGCCACTGCAGCATTTGCAACCCCCTCCCCTGTGCGCACAGTCATTGCT of Myripristis murdjan chromosome 1, fMyrMur1.1, whole genome shotgun sequence contains these proteins:
- the crtac1a gene encoding cartilage acidic protein 1a encodes the protein MWRSSLWLLLVGLWHQTLAQSSEPLFQVVTDTVLPPDSLHNPTQLNYGMAVTDVDGDGDLEVVVAGYNGPNLVLKYDRNQNKLVNIAVDDSNSPYYALRDTAGNAIGVTACDVDGDGREEIYFLNTNNAYSGRASYSDKLFKFRNGRFEDLLSDNINVLRGVANRMAGRSVACVDRKGTGRYAVYVANYASGNVGPHALIEMDEAASDVANGVIALSEVASQAGVNKFTGGRGVVVGPILSPVMSDVFCDNENGPNFLFKNNGDGTFVDMAKKAGVEDRYQHGRGVALADFNGDGKTDIVYGNWNGPHRLFLQGSDNKFRNIATAAFATPSPVRTVIAADFDNDKELDVFFNNIAYRGNAPNRVFRVSKRAGADPLIQELNVGDAAEPQGRGTGGTVTDLDGDGQLDLLLAHGESASQPISVFKVTQGSTNKWLRVIPRTQFGSFARGAKVTAFTKQSGAHTRIIDGGSGYLCEMEPVAHFGLGSDEVTVLEVSWPDGTSVARPLLPSEMNSVVEVAYPKEGEMPVLANDTQCGNGFAVNNGRCAGI